In Saccharomonospora marina XMU15, one genomic interval encodes:
- the eda gene encoding bifunctional 4-hydroxy-2-oxoglutarate aldolase/2-dehydro-3-deoxy-phosphogluconate aldolase translates to MVTSSELLRLSPVLPVVVLDDADDAVPVAHALRGGGVGVMEVTLRTPAALDAVARVAREVAGMVVGAGTVTTPQQARRAADAGAAFLVTPGCTDGLVSAALHTGLALLPGAATVSEAMRLAERGLDVLKFFPAEASGGVEALRAIAGPLPSLRFCPTGGITTDSAPRYLELANVDCVGGSWLAPKDAIAAKDFAAIEKLARQAVSLAAPRK, encoded by the coding sequence ATGGTCACGAGTTCGGAGCTGCTGAGGCTGTCGCCGGTGCTGCCGGTGGTCGTGCTCGACGACGCCGACGACGCCGTGCCGGTGGCCCACGCGTTGCGCGGCGGCGGCGTGGGCGTCATGGAGGTGACGCTACGCACGCCGGCCGCACTGGACGCGGTGGCCCGCGTGGCGCGCGAGGTGGCGGGCATGGTCGTCGGAGCAGGAACGGTGACCACGCCACAGCAGGCGCGGCGGGCCGCCGACGCCGGGGCGGCGTTCCTGGTCACGCCCGGATGTACGGACGGGCTGGTCTCGGCGGCGCTCCACACCGGACTCGCGCTGCTGCCAGGGGCGGCGACCGTGTCGGAAGCCATGCGGCTGGCCGAGCGGGGCCTGGACGTGCTCAAGTTCTTCCCCGCCGAGGCCAGTGGCGGGGTCGAGGCCCTGCGTGCGATCGCAGGTCCGCTGCCGTCGCTACGGTTCTGCCCCACCGGTGGGATCACAACGGACAGCGCACCGCGCTACCTGGAATTGGCCAATGTGGACTGTGTCGGCGGGTCGTGGCTGGCGCCGAAGGACGCGATCGCGGCCAAGGATTTCGCCGCGATCGAGAAGCTGGCGCGGCAGGCCGTCAGCCTGGCGGCGCCGAGGAAGTAG